Genomic DNA from Mycobacteriales bacterium:
GATGTCAACCCCGTCGTCAGCGACGTCGAGGTCGACAACGACCCCGTGCACGGCGATCGGGTGGCAGAGCGGCACCAGGTCGGGCGTGCGCTTGGCGGCCATGATCCCGGCGATGCGGGCGACGGCGAGCGCGTCGCCTTTGGGCACGCCCTCGCCGCGGAGCAGCTCGACGACCCGTGGCGACACCAGCACCCGGCCCCGCGCGGTCGCCGTGCGGACGGTCACGTCCTTGGTGGCGACGTCGACCATGCGGGCCGCGCCGGTCGCGTCGACGTGGGTCAGCCGCTTGCTCATCGCTGCCTTCTCTCGAGCATCAGGCAGTCAACCGCCGCGCCCGCAGGTAGCTCGGTCGTCTCCTCCGGGACGACGACGAGCGTGTTGGCGGCGGCGTAGTCGGCTAGCAGGTGCGAGCCCGGGCCCTCGAAGGGCGCGACCACATAGGCGCCGTCCTTGACCCGCAGCCGGCCGCGCGCGAACTGCCGGCGGCCCGCCCCCTTGCGAATCGGGCTCTCGAGCTTGGCGCGCACCGTGGGCCGCTGGATCGGCTCGGTGCCGAGCATGCGGCGCAGCGCGGGCCGCACGAACACCTCGAAGGAGATCAGCGCGCTGACCGGGTTGCCGGGCAGCCCGAAGAACGGCGTCGCCTCCGGTCCGACGGTGCCGAACCCCTGGGGCATGCCGGGCTGCATGGCGACCCGGTGGAAGCCGACGGTGCCGAGCTGGGACAGCACCTCTTTCACCACGTCGTAGGCGCCGGCGCTGACCCCACCGCTGGTGATGATGCAGTCGGCGCGGATCAGCTGGTCCTCGAGCGTGTCGCGGAACTCCCGGGGGTCGTCGGTGGTGATGCCGACCCGGAACGCGATCGCGCCCGCCTCCCGGGCCGCGCAGGTCAGCCCGTAGGAGTTGGAGTCGACGATCTGACCGTGGCCCAGCGGCGTACCCGGCTCGACCAGCTCGCTGCCGGTCGACAGGATCACCACACGCGGGCGGGGGCGGGCCAGCACGCGGGCCCGGCCGACCGCGGCGAGCAGGGCGACCTGCGCGGCACCGAGATGCGTGCCGGCCGGCAGCACCTGCTGGCCCGCCGTCACGTCCTCGCCGGCGCGGCGGATGTGCGCACCCTCCGGCGGCGTACGCCGAATCGCCACGGTCGCGATGCCACCGTCGGTCCACTCCACCGGGACCACCGCGTCGGCGCCGGGGGGCAGCGGCGCCCCCGTCATGATCCGGACGCACAACCCGGGCTGCACCGTGTAAGGGGTCGCGCTGCCGGCGGCCACGTCGCCCACCACCGGCAGCATCGTCGGGGACTCCTCGGAGGCACCGGCGACGTCGGCCCGGCGCACGGCGTAGCCGTCCATCGCGGAATTGTCGAAGGGCGGCAGCGGGTGGCTGCTCGTGACGTCCTCGGCGAGCACGCACCCGTGCGCGTCGAGCAGCGAGAGGTCGAGCTCGGACAGCGGGGAGACCACCTCGAGGATCTCCTCGAGGTGCTGCTCGACGGTGCGCTGCGGCGGGGCGTGCCCGTGGTCGCCGTGCGGTGGGGAGGTCACGGCCGCACCGGCTCCTCGTCGCCACCGGCCAGCCGATCCGGCAGCCATTCCTGCAACCAGGCAAGGAAATCCGGCCCGAGATCCGGCCGGTCGGCGGCGAGCTGCACGACCGACCGGAGGTAGTCGCCCTTGTCTCCGGTGTCGTAACGACGCCCTCGGAAGACCACTCCGTGCACCGGGCCGGCGCTCTTGCCGTAGGCCTCGATGGCGTCGGTCAGCTGGATCTCGCCGCCTCGGCCGGGTGGGGTGCTGCGGATGACGTCGAACAGCTCGGCGGCCAGCACGTAGCGACCGATCATCGCGAGGTTGCTCGGCGCCTCGGCCGGTTCGGGTTTCTCGACCATGCCGGTGACCCGGACGACATCGGCCTCGCCCGTCGGCGCGGTGGCGGCGGCGCCGTAGAGCCGGATCTGCTCGCGGGGCACCTCGAGCAGGCAGATGACGCACCCGCCGTAGCGCTGCTGCACCTCGATCATCCGCGGCAGCACCGGGTCGCGCTCGTCGATGAGGTCGTCGCCGAGCAGCACGGCGAACGGTTCGCCGCCCACGTGGTCGGCGGCGCAGAGCACGGCGTGGCCGAGACCGCGCGGGTCCTGCTGGCGCACGAAGTGGACGGTCGCGAGGTCGGTCGCGGCGCGGACCCGCTCCAGCAGGTCCTTCTTGCTCGGCTGGCCCTCGAGGGTGTCCTCCAGCTCATAGGCCCGGTCGAAGTGGTCCTCCAGCGCGCCCTTGTTGCGCCCGGTGACCATGAGCACGTCGGCGAGGCCGGCGCGGGAGGCCTCCTCGACGACGTACTGGATGGCCGGCTTGTCGACGACCGGGATCATCTCCTTCGGGACCGCCTTGGTCGCAGGCAGGAACCGCGTGCCGAGACCCGCGGCGGGGATCACCGCCTTGCGGGCGCGCGCCGGGCTGCTGCTCATGAGCCGGACCCTAACGGGGCGCGCTCAGCGCCGCTGTTGCTGCTGTGCCGGAGCCCCGCGGAGCGTCGCGTGGGGCACGGCCACCCGCCACTGGTCGCGGCCCTCGGTCTTCGCGGCGTACAGCGCCTCGTCGGCGGCCCGGATCAGGCCGGGCCCGTCGGCCGCGTGGGTCGGGTAGGTCGAGACACCGACCGACACGGTGACCCTGATCGCCGGCTGGTCGTCGCCGTGACCGTCGAACGACCGGTTGCGAACGACCTCGCAGATGCGCTCGGCGGACGTCGTCGCGCCGGCAGCGCCCGTCTCGGGCAGCAGCAGCACGAGCTCCTCACCGCCGTAGCGGGCGACGACGTCGACCTCGCGGATCACCGAGTGCACCCGGGCGGCCAGCTCGACCAGCACCGCATCACCTCGCTGGTGGCCGTAGGCGTCGTTGACGTCCTTGAAGTGGTCAAGGTCGAGCATGAGCAGGCTCAGCGGTCGGCCGAACCGGGTGGCCCGCTCGATCTCCTGCTCGAGGGCCATCTGCAGGTAGCGGTAGTTCCACAACCCGGTCAGCGGGTCGGTGATCGAGAGCCGCTGCGCCTCCTCGTGCAGCAGGACGTTCTCGACGGCGACGCTGGCCTGCGCGGCGAACGACCGGATCGTGACGAGGTCGCCCTCGCGGAACTCCGACGACCCGTCGGGGTCGTAGAGGTTGAGCACGCCGACGACACGTTCCCCGCTGTGCAGCGGCGCAGCCAGCACCGCCGCCGCCTGTGGCTCCTCCGGCGACAGCACCAGCTGCCCGGGCCCGACCCGACCACGCAACGGTTCGGCCCGCACGGCCACCCGACCGGTGACACCGGAGCCGAGGGGGATCGAGAGCGTCTCGCCGACACCACGCGGTCCGAGGCCGACGCCGACCGCGAGCTCGAGCCGGCTGCGATCGGGCGAGACGAGCAGCACCGCGCCCGCGGTGGCGTTGGTGGTCGCCATGGCCGCCTCGAGGATCACGCCGAGGATGCGGTCGAGGTCGTGGGTGCTCGACAGCGTGTCGCCGAGCCGGGAGAGGTTGCGCCGCAGCTGGTCGCGACTCGCGACCAGCGCACGGATGTGCGACTGCAGCTTGTCGGTCATCTCGTTGAACGCCACGGCGAGCATGCCGACCTCGTCCCGGGAGCGCACCGGGATGCGGGTGTCCAGGTCACCGCCCGCGACCCGGCCGGCGGCGTCGGCGAGCTCGACGAGGGGACGCGTCGTCAGCCCGGCCAGCAGCCACGCGACCGCCGTCGCGACGAGGAGCGCCACCAGCAGCACCACCGCGACCACGGCGACCAGCCCGCTGCGCCCGGGTTGGGCATCGCTGACCACGACGAGCGGCCCGCCGGGCACGCTGTGTGCCGCCGTGACGATCTGGCCGCCGGCGTGCACGGAACCGCTGGCGGCCACGGCACGCTCGGCGACCGCGGCGACCTGCGCGGCGCGCCGCGGCGGCAGCGTGCTCGCCACGGGCTCGCCCCGGGAGACGATGGTCAGGGCGGTGTCTGCGCCACCTGCCAGCGCGCGGAGCCGCTCCCGCGGCAACGGCACCCCGGCGACGACGGTCCCGCGCGCGGAGCCGTCGGGGTTGTGCAGCGCGACTGAGGTGACCAGCACGTAGCCACCGGCGCCACGACCCGCCACGCAGGAGCCGGCCGGAGCCGCGGCGCCGACGGGGCCGCCGCCCGGGAGCTGCGGCACGGTGCCGCGCTCGGCGACGACGCGGCCGGCCGGATCGAGGACGGCGGCGTAGCCGACGACCTGCCGGTCGACGACGTCGGCGACCGCGGCCGACGTGGTCGCCGTCGGTAGCTCGTGCGCGACGAGGTCGGCGCCGACCTGGGCGGTGCGGCAGAGGTCGCCGACGACCTCGGTGATGGCGGCCCGGCCGGCGGACAGCCGCTCGTCGACCTGGCTCTGCAGCGCGGAGGGGACCCGGGTGAGCATCAGGACGGCCCCGGCGGCGACGGGCACCAGCACGACGAGCACGAACGCCAACCACAGCCGGGCGCGGAGGCTGCTCACCGCGGGAACCCTTCGTCGACGGCCCCCCGCCAACTCTGCTTGCGCTGCGCTCCCCCGCCGTCGCGCTGCGTCATTGTGGACCGGTGCCCGCCACCCCGCCAACCGCCATAAGTGTGGTGAAGTCACGCCTGCGGGCGCAGCTGCTGGCGCGGCGGGCGAGCAGGTCGCCGGCGGAGCGTCGCGCCGCCGCCGCCGGGCTGGCGCGCCACCTCGACGCCCTGCCGGAGATCGGTGCCGCGCGCTGCGTGACGGCGTACGTCGGAGTGGACGACGAGCCCGGCACCGGGCCACTGCTCGACGAAGCGGCGGCGCGCGGCCTGGAGGTCTTGCTGCCGGTGGCCCTCCGGGGCGGGCGCCTGGCCTGGGCGGCGTACACGGGAACGGCCGACCTCGTGGCGGGACGGTTCGGCCTGCGCGAACCGGCCGGCCCGCGGCTCGGGCCGGAAGCCGTCGCCGAGGCCGACCTGTTGCTGGTGCCGGCGCTGGCCGTCGACCGCGCCGGGCACCGGCTGGGCCGGGGCGGCGGACACTACGACCGGTTGCTGGCGAGCCTGGCGCAGCCGGCGTACGCGGTGGTCTTCGACGACGAGGTGCTCGACGCCGTGCCCGTGGACGCCCACGACCGGTCGGTCACCGGCGCCCTCACCCCGTCAGGCTTCGTGCGGCTAGTGAAGAGCTGACCCAGCGAGCCAGTCGGCCCAGGACATGTTCCAGTCGGCGGTGCCGGCGTCCCAGCGCACCGGCAGGCGGGGGGTGTTGAAGATGTCGATGATGTCGCCGCGCTGGGAGAAGTTGTAGAACCACTCCGCGTCGGACGGCGCGAGGTTGACGCAGCCGTGGGACACGTTGGTGTTGCCCTGGTCCGCCACCGACCACGGGGCGGAGTGGACGAACGCGCCGCCGTTGGAGATGCGGACGTCCCACTTGACCGTCTCGTAGTAGCCGTCGGGCGAGTTGCGTGGGATGCCCACCGTCGCGGAGTCCATGATCACCGTGGGCGCCTTGTCGAGCGCGATGTGGACGCCGCCCATCGTGGGCCACTTGTCCTCGCGGCCCGCGCTGATCTTGAACGTCTTGACCAGCTTGCCGTTGGCGAAGACCTGCATCGAGTGGTTCTTGACGTCGACCTTGCTGACGTGGGAGTCGCCGATGCGGTAGGTCGCGGTGTGCGCGTCGCGCTCGCCCCAGACCCCGTCACCGAGGTAGAGGTGCGCGAGGTTGACGCCGAAGGTCACGGTCGTGCCGGGCGCCCAGTAGTTCTGGGGCCGCCAGTGGATCTCGGTGCCGCTGATCCAGTGCCACGAGCCCTCGACGCTGGGGCTGGTGCTGATCGTCAGCCGCCGCTCGACGTCGGCCTTCTCGCTGTCGGGCACGGTGCGGTTGAAGGTGACGATCGCGGGCTGGCCGATGCCGACCACGGCGCTCATCGCCGGGTTGAGCACCGGCCGCAGGTGCTTCTCGGAGTCGGCGACCAGCACCTTGAGGTCGTCGGTGTGGCTCTTGCCGCGCAGGTCCTGGTAGGCGACGTGGAC
This window encodes:
- the moaC gene encoding cyclic pyranopterin monophosphate synthase MoaC — its product is MSKRLTHVDATGAARMVDVATKDVTVRTATARGRVLVSPRVVELLRGEGVPKGDALAVARIAGIMAAKRTPDLVPLCHPIAVHGVVVDLDVADDGVDISATVRTADRTGVEMEALTSVTVAALALVDMVKAVDPAAVVTDICVVEKTGGKSGDWRRDG
- the galU gene encoding UTP--glucose-1-phosphate uridylyltransferase GalU: MSSSPARARKAVIPAAGLGTRFLPATKAVPKEMIPVVDKPAIQYVVEEASRAGLADVLMVTGRNKGALEDHFDRAYELEDTLEGQPSKKDLLERVRAATDLATVHFVRQQDPRGLGHAVLCAADHVGGEPFAVLLGDDLIDERDPVLPRMIEVQQRYGGCVICLLEVPREQIRLYGAAATAPTGEADVVRVTGMVEKPEPAEAPSNLAMIGRYVLAAELFDVIRSTPPGRGGEIQLTDAIEAYGKSAGPVHGVVFRGRRYDTGDKGDYLRSVVQLAADRPDLGPDFLAWLQEWLPDRLAGGDEEPVRP
- a CDS encoding 5-formyltetrahydrofolate cyclo-ligase encodes the protein MVKSRLRAQLLARRASRSPAERRAAAAGLARHLDALPEIGAARCVTAYVGVDDEPGTGPLLDEAAARGLEVLLPVALRGGRLAWAAYTGTADLVAGRFGLREPAGPRLGPEAVAEADLLLVPALAVDRAGHRLGRGGGHYDRLLASLAQPAYAVVFDDEVLDAVPVDAHDRSVTGALTPSGFVRLVKS
- a CDS encoding Ig-like domain-containing protein, whose protein sequence is MRLRTALTSAVAVLAVAGGGVAAYETLGTGSQPGSVTAAQGTAELSPLPPPPAKLVVALQNAQGQVPWDQPLRLVAEHAAITSTSVTGPGGQALPGHATADGSEWRSSNTLEPLETYTVHVAYQDLRGKSHTDDLKVLVADSEKHLRPVLNPAMSAVVGIGQPAIVTFNRTVPDSEKADVERRLTISTSPSVEGSWHWISGTEIHWRPQNYWAPGTTVTFGVNLAHLYLGDGVWGERDAHTATYRIGDSHVSKVDVKNHSMQVFANGKLVKTFKISAGREDKWPTMGGVHIALDKAPTVIMDSATVGIPRNSPDGYYETVKWDVRISNGGAFVHSAPWSVADQGNTNVSHGCVNLAPSDAEWFYNFSQRGDIIDIFNTPRLPVRWDAGTADWNMSWADWLAGSALH
- a CDS encoding diguanylate cyclase is translated as MSSLRARLWLAFVLVVLVPVAAGAVLMLTRVPSALQSQVDERLSAGRAAITEVVGDLCRTAQVGADLVAHELPTATTSAAVADVVDRQVVGYAAVLDPAGRVVAERGTVPQLPGGGPVGAAAPAGSCVAGRGAGGYVLVTSVALHNPDGSARGTVVAGVPLPRERLRALAGGADTALTIVSRGEPVASTLPPRRAAQVAAVAERAVAASGSVHAGGQIVTAAHSVPGGPLVVVSDAQPGRSGLVAVVAVVLLVALLVATAVAWLLAGLTTRPLVELADAAGRVAGGDLDTRIPVRSRDEVGMLAVAFNEMTDKLQSHIRALVASRDQLRRNLSRLGDTLSSTHDLDRILGVILEAAMATTNATAGAVLLVSPDRSRLELAVGVGLGPRGVGETLSIPLGSGVTGRVAVRAEPLRGRVGPGQLVLSPEEPQAAAVLAAPLHSGERVVGVLNLYDPDGSSEFREGDLVTIRSFAAQASVAVENVLLHEEAQRLSITDPLTGLWNYRYLQMALEQEIERATRFGRPLSLLMLDLDHFKDVNDAYGHQRGDAVLVELAARVHSVIREVDVVARYGGEELVLLLPETGAAGATTSAERICEVVRNRSFDGHGDDQPAIRVTVSVGVSTYPTHAADGPGLIRAADEALYAAKTEGRDQWRVAVPHATLRGAPAQQQQRR
- the glp gene encoding gephyrin-like molybdotransferase Glp; the encoded protein is MTSPPHGDHGHAPPQRTVEQHLEEILEVVSPLSELDLSLLDAHGCVLAEDVTSSHPLPPFDNSAMDGYAVRRADVAGASEESPTMLPVVGDVAAGSATPYTVQPGLCVRIMTGAPLPPGADAVVPVEWTDGGIATVAIRRTPPEGAHIRRAGEDVTAGQQVLPAGTHLGAAQVALLAAVGRARVLARPRPRVVILSTGSELVEPGTPLGHGQIVDSNSYGLTCAAREAGAIAFRVGITTDDPREFRDTLEDQLIRADCIITSGGVSAGAYDVVKEVLSQLGTVGFHRVAMQPGMPQGFGTVGPEATPFFGLPGNPVSALISFEVFVRPALRRMLGTEPIQRPTVRAKLESPIRKGAGRRQFARGRLRVKDGAYVVAPFEGPGSHLLADYAAANTLVVVPEETTELPAGAAVDCLMLERRQR